One part of the Amyelois transitella isolate CPQ chromosome 10, ilAmyTran1.1, whole genome shotgun sequence genome encodes these proteins:
- the LOC106136804 gene encoding xylulose kinase produces MTEEEKKKTFLGFDFSTQRLKALVIGEDYGVLHEADVEFDVDLPEFRTSGGVQRGQQRGEVTAPPLLWVKALDMVMDRLVVAGVDFSTIEALSGAAQQHGSVWWSKDAEAKLGSLSPEDFLHTQLATAFVTESPVWMDSSTSADCRALEEAVGGPEELAKITGSTAYERFTGPQIRKMFRSKPRAYHAAARISLVSSFACSLFLGKIAPIDLSDGSGMNLLDIREMKWHEKAMRACGDETLEDKLGAPVPTATVLGDVSPYYVGRYGFKPDCKVIAFTGDNCSALAGLRLRSGWVGLSLGTSDTLLLGLSAPAAPLAGHVLVGPTPAAKYMALLCFSNGSLTRQNHRDRLAEKSWDAFNDLLRATVRGNMGYMGIYYDTDEIVPRAAAGRWLRDGGGRALRSLGAPFEARALLEGQALARRVHAEEMGFRLDSSSRVIATGGASVNKELLQIFADVFNTPVFVQNEHGNAALLGAAIRAADVWSAYLGITLPGAEPTVSPVATPYPDHDTIYTPMMARYREIIQTLPKLV; encoded by the exons atgacCGAAgaggaaaagaaaaaaacttttttaggATTTGATTTTAGCACTCAAAgg ctCAAAGCATTGGTTATTGGTGAAGATTATGGAGTTTTACATGAGGCTGATGTGGAGTTTGATGTGGATCTCCCAGAATTCAG AACTTCAGGAGGAGTTCAGCGAGGCCAGCAACGGGGGGAGGTGACAGCACCCCCTCTGCTGTGGGTGAAAGCTCTGGACATGGTGATGGACCGCCTTGTGGTTGCCGGAGTAGACTTCTCCACTATTGAAGCTTTATCAGGAGCTGCTCAA CAACATGGCTCAGTGTGGTGGTCAAAAGACGCTGAAGCGAAGCTGGGAAGTCTATCCCCAGAAgacttcctccacactcagcTAGCCACGGCGTTCGTGACGGAATCTCCTGTGTGGATGGACTCCAGCACTAGTGCTGACTGCAGAGCCCTGGAGGAAGCCGTTGGAGGGCCGGAG gaGCTAGCAAAGATCACAGGGTCGACCGCTTACGAGCGTTTCACGGGCCCTCAGATCCGAAAGATGTTCCGTTCGAAGCCGCGCGCCTACCACGCGGCCGCGAGAATTTCCCTCGTGTCGTCGTTCGCGTGCTCCCTATTTTTAGGGAAAATCGCGCCAATTGACCTCTCTGATGGGTCAGGGATGAATCTCTTGGATATTCGGGAAATGAAGTGGCATGAAAAGGCTATGAGG GCATGTGGCGACGAAACTCTAGAAGACAAGTTGGGTGCTCCGGTGCCCACGGCGACGGTGTTGGGCGACGTCTCCCCGTACTACGTGGGCCGGTACGGGTTCAAACCCGACTGCAAAGTTATTGCTTTCACAGGGGATAACTGTTCCGCGCTCGCtg GTCTTCGCCTGCGATCGGGCTGGGTGGGCCTGAGTCTCGGCACCAGCGACACGTTACTGCTGGGGCTCTCGGCCCCCGCCGCGCCCCTCGCCGGCCACGTGTTGGTGGGCCCCACACCCGCCGCCAAATACATGGCCTTATTGTGCTTCTCTAACGGGTCATTGACCAGGCAGAACCATAGAGACAGGCTGGCGGAGAAGAGTTGGGACGCCTTCAATGATCTGCTGAGAGCGACCGTCAGGGGCAACATGGGGTATATGG GTATCTACTACGACACAGACGAGATAGTGCcgcgcgcggcggcgggccGCTGGCTGCGGGacggcggcgggcgcgcgcTGCGCTCGCTGGGCGCGCCGTTCGAGGCGCGCGCGCTGCTCGAGGGGCAGGCGCTGGCCAGGCGGGTGCACGCCGAGGAGATGGGCTTCCGGCTGG ATTCATCGTCCCGCGTGATAGCGACGGGCGGCGCGTCCGTCAATAAAGAGTTGCTGCAAATATTCGCTGACGTTTTCAATACGCCGGTATTTGTGCAG AATGAACACGGCAACGCAGCGTTGTTGGGCGCCGCTATACGGGCCGCCGACGTGTGGAGCGCTTATTTGGGAATTACTTTACCGG